CCCCCGATGAAGACCGCCATCCACCCCCAGTACGCCCCGGTCGTCTTCCGCGACCTCGCCTCCGGTGAGACCTTCCTCACGCGCTCCACCGTGGGCAGCTCGAAGACCATCGAGTGGGAGGACGGCAACACGTACCCCGTCATCGACGTCGAGATCTCGAGCGCCTCGCACCCGTTCTACACGGGCAAGCAGCGCATCATGGACTCCGCCGGCCGCGTCGAGAAGTTCAACTCGCGCTACGCGGGCTTCGGCAAGAAGTAGCAGCCACCCGCTGCAGCACGAAGGGCGCCCGGCTCCGGCCGGGCGCCCTTCGTCGTCCCCGTCGTGCCGCGGACCGGGCACGGTGCAGCGCCGGGGGCGGCGGGTCAGGATCCGACGTGCCGCTCCGGCCACGCGCCCGACGTCGTGAAGGCGGGGTCGCGCGTGCGGCGCATGTAGTCCTGGAAGCTCTCGGCCTGGACGCGGGACCAGTCGACCTGCCGGTCGTGCAGGTCGAGCACGGGGATGTCGAGCTGGTCCGCGTAGCGCCCGGCGATGGCCTGGGCGACGCGGCCCGCGGCGATGGCGTCGGCGCCCGCGTCGTGCGCGTCGTCGAGCCGCACGCCGTAGTGCTCGGCCGCGACGGACAGGGTGCGCTTGCCGCGGCGGTACGTGTCGACCGCCTTGTCGATGACGAGCGGGTCGATGACGGGGCCGGTGTCCCGGAGCGGCTCCACGCCGTGCCGCACGGCCTCGCGGTTGAGGAGCGTGAGGTCGTAGGGCGCGTTGTAGACGACGAGCGCGAGGCCGCGCGCGAACATCTCGCGGATGGTGGTCACGATCTCGAGCACCACGGCCGCGGCGTCCCGCCCCTCCGCCTGCGCGCGCTCCGTCGTGACGCCGTGGATGGCCGCGGCGCCCGCGGGGATCTCGACGCCGGGGTCCGCGAGCCAGTCGTGGCGCTCGAGGACCTCGCCCCGCTCGTCCAGCACGACGATGCACGCCGTGACGATGCGCGCGGTCTCGACGTCCACCCCCGTCGTCTCGAGGTCGAACGA
The nucleotide sequence above comes from Clavibacter sp. B3I6. Encoded proteins:
- a CDS encoding type B 50S ribosomal protein L31; the protein is MKTAIHPQYAPVVFRDLASGETFLTRSTVGSSKTIEWEDGNTYPVIDVEISSASHPFYTGKQRIMDSAGRVEKFNSRYAGFGKK
- a CDS encoding 3'-5' exonuclease; this encodes MTSRWHDTLASFDLETTGVDVETARIVTACIVVLDERGEVLERHDWLADPGVEIPAGAAAIHGVTTERAQAEGRDAAAVVLEIVTTIREMFARGLALVVYNAPYDLTLLNREAVRHGVEPLRDTGPVIDPLVIDKAVDTYRRGKRTLSVAAEHYGVRLDDAHDAGADAIAAGRVAQAIAGRYADQLDIPVLDLHDRQVDWSRVQAESFQDYMRRTRDPAFTTSGAWPERHVGS